Proteins encoded within one genomic window of Brassica rapa cultivar Chiifu-401-42 chromosome A09, CAAS_Brap_v3.01, whole genome shotgun sequence:
- the LOC103840946 gene encoding uncharacterized protein LOC103840946 yields MFSDRRKRDMATNHGGYKPSYGRGGGGSMVVLSRPRSSQNAGQKLSVPPPLNLPSLRKEHERVDSSGSGFLSGGGVSGSGARPASSGMGWSKPAGERVEEPLIRSVEKVSTLRGEDFPSLKASLPSASSVSETQKHKDGLNQNQNQNQKQKREEFHKENRVVIDVRPQNRFLGNEELSERPSFSDGVKKKDYLLPGPLPIVRMSPRSDWADDERDTSHGFRDRDYGYSKSEPVVVREANAWRVSSPLQNEVANNNNNNNNSRGIYGARPNSRGREGLKKGNYVLSGQRDNVWNSSGAREAHGGGRQPWSNNNGIDHQNRDKRPLFKKDKPHVEDHFGDSGFDVHDPFPVLGVAKKKKEALKQTEFHDPVRESFEAELERVQKMQEEERRRIIEEQERVIELVRTEEEERLRLAREQDEQQSRLEEEAREAAVRNEQERLEAARRAEELRKSKEEEKHKLILEEERRKQAAKQKLLELEEKISRRQAEAAKGCSNNNSSEDVVKEKESSDVDWEDSERMVDRITTSSASRDGSFGFQDRHKPFWRKEDVESGGNSRFIENVPQRDVGEGFPKEFFGTAGYIGNANSYFKPGFPEHSVDQSWRTPGDGRSYGRNYGMEQPEPEQQYGNNPGWGQSQSRGRRGGAYPAYPEKLYPNHEEDDYYPFGRPKYSVRQPRVLPPPPQESRQKLPFRSEAEHHPGPSSSVLASYIGDLQDHHHVMSGTGMDDHRFDSKLTGRCDSQSSLSITSTPDSLVHISHDDLDESGNSSVLVSSRKGDGGGGLLDAGKDSLMNAACPVSCWDNEEWALDNNERLQEQEEYDEDEDGYQEEDKVHGVDENIDLTQELEELHLQEKDSNLVLGFNEGVEVEIPSDDLEKCQQKDSFLDGERPSSCDEQTAKPAEVSDNASTSFQGTETNSASYPTVSTHLVAPPYSIGLHQSNVPSASAQMEERVQFQFGLFSGPSLIPSPYPAIQIGSIQMPLPLDPQYGSSLTHIQQPQSPFIQFGQVGYTSLITQGVLPPPPHPPQNPGSMATGQLGQGRNAAAPASNPQISVLRRPVDVSDGDKLKNANISPASGEVAVPPPHKQGEFSGKSEPASRKMSHGRSNFADRQSGGGQVVSRNSGGPGEASRGDTGGYRRYQRQRVEFRVRESNWPSEENRNGNGKSQNSNRSGSRKYVVSKSQKYSSDSSVSGSNSVQKVEGPSDDNDDDFIEVRSKRQMLNDRREQRKKEIKEKSQASKASRKPRSTVQNSTAAARSNRSPPGGRVVNTKQINPVSNRQLLAPIGTPSPKTDSHGDEKTGSSRDIPDQNPASSFVFSNKNNVLESVQTSVGTWSNQLTDQPVMALTQSQLDEAMKPASLLSCVSVENGVNRISEPNPKSTSSVAPSKNNTFPSPVNSLLAEGKIQFGAVTSSSVIPPCGENNTSLYFEKDRTPSSSGMEICEAEAAASAIAVAAITSDETSGNTASVLPTETKIYGGTSGTVVAQPSLSKAEESLTVSLPADLSVETPISLWPPVPSPHNSNQMITHFPQAPPHFPFYDMNPMLRGPIYAFGPHHDSGANQPQSQKGPSGPPTTWQQQQGHSGVDSFYAPAGFTGPFLTPPGAMPPGVQGPPHMFVYNHFAPVGQFGGLSFMGTTYIPSGKQPDWKHNPMVSSSQAGGDGDVNNPNVSPMQCNVVPASLQHLAMPSPLAMFEPSPFQSSSSQEMPVRARWPYMPFPGPPTMQIQNQQEAVDGSPSQFNNNNMLPPPANRYPNIQTPTVADAVDSSNSYGSASQPKPITTLSDPNTQNPANPAFKPPPQPQQQQQQQSSQEKNTQSQHVGGSSHHNQHQHQHNRRSGFHGRNQAVTRERGYHNNNTKVKQIYVAKQSSSNSNNASASASSTTTASPSI; encoded by the exons ATGTTCAGTGATCGGCGGAAGCGGGATATGGCCACCAATCACGGTGGATACAAGCCTTCTTATGGCAGAGGCGGCGGCGGAAGTATGGTGGTTCTTTCTCGGCCGAGAAGCTCGCAAAATGCTGGGCAGAAGCTCTCTGTTCCACCTCCCTTGAACCTTCCTTCACTCCGTAAGGAGCATGAGCGCGTCGATTCATCCGGTTCCGGCTTTCTCTCCGGAGGAGGTGTCTCCGGGAGTGGAGCTAGACCAGCTTCCTCCGGGATGGGGTGGAGCAAGCCTGCTGGTGAACGTGTCGAAGAACCGTTGATACGGTCTGTAGAGAAAGTTTCGACCTTGAGGGGTGAAGATTTTCCATCTCTCAAGGCCTCTCTACCTTCAGCTTCTTCAGTGTCTGAGacacaaaaacataaagatGGTCTGAATCAGAATCAGAATCAGAATCAGAAACAGAAGCGAGAAGAGTTTCACAAAGAGAACAGAGTTGTGATAGATGTGAGACCTCAGAACCGGTTCTTGGGTAATGAAGAGTTGAGTGAGAGACCTAGTTTCTCAGATGGGGTGAAGAAAAAGGATTACCTTCTTCCAGGGCCATTGCCTATTGTTCGTATGTCCCCACGGTCTGATTGGGCTGATGATGAGCGTGACACTAGCCATGGCTTTAGAGATAGAGATTACGGCTATTCGAAGAGTGAACCAGTAGTAGTAAGGGAGGCCAATGCTTGGAGAGTCTCCTCGCCTCTCCAAAACGAAGttgcaaataataataataataataataacagtaGAGGTATTTATGGAGCAAGGCCGAATAGTAGAGGCAGAGAAGGTCTTAAGAAAGGTAACTACGTCTTGTCAGGACAAAGAGATAATGTTTGGAATAGCTCCGGAGCTAGAGAGGCTCATGGAGGAGGAAGGCAGCCATGGAGTAATAATAATGGAATTGATCATCAGAATAGGGACAAACGTCCTTTATTCAAGAAAGACAAACCTCATGTGGAAGATCATTTCGGCGACTCTGGATTTGATGTCCATGATCCGTTCCCGGTCCTTGGTGTtgctaagaagaagaaagaggctTTAAAGCAGACAGAGTTCCACGACCCTGTCCGAGAATCATTCGAGGCTGAGCTTGAGCGAGTTCAGAAGATGCAGGAGGAGGAGCGCAGGAGGATCATCGAGGAGCAGGAGAGGGTGATCGAGCTAGTTAGAACTGAAGAAGAGGAGAGGCTGCGGCTGGCTCGGGAGCAAGACGAGCAGCAGAGCAGGTTAGAAGAGGAAGCCAGAGAAGCAGCCGTTAGAAACGAGCAGGAGAGGCTAGAGGCCGCGAGGAGGGCGGAAGAGTTGAGGAAGTcgaaagaagaggagaagcatAAGCTGATCTTGGAGGAAGAGAGGAGGAAGCAGGCTGCTAAGCAGAAGCTTCTCGAGTTGGAAGAGAAGATCTCGAGGAGACAAGCAGAAGCCGCCAAAGGATGCAGCAACAACAACTCTTCAGAGGACGTTGTTAAAGAGAAAGAGTCTTCAGATGTTGATTGGGAAGATAGTGAAAGGATGGTGGATAGGATCACTACTTCATCAGCTTCTAGAGACGGCTCCTTTGGGTTCCAGGATAGGCACAAGCCCTTTTGGAGAAAGGAAGATGTAGAGAGTGGTGGCAACTCGAGGTTTATTGAGAATGTTCCGCAGAGAGATGTAGGTGAAGGTTTCCCCAAGGAGTTCTTTGGGACAGCTGGATACATCGGTAATGCCAATTCCTACTTCAAACCTGGATTCCCAGAGCATTCAGTTGATCAGAGCTGGAGAACTCCTGGTGACGGAAGATCCTACGGTAGAAACTACGGGATGGAACAACCAGAGCCAGAGCAGCAGTATGGTAATAACCCCGGGTGGGGACAAAGCCAGAGCCGTGGACGCCGCGGTGGTGCATACCCTGCGTATCCTGAGAAGCTGTATCCGAATCATGAGGAGGATGATTACTACCCTTTTGGAAGACCAAAGTATTCAGTCAGGCAGCCACGTGTGCTCCCTCCTCCTCCGCAGGAGTCTAGGCAGAAGCTTCCCTTCAGAAGCGAGGCTGAGCATCATCCTGGCCCCTCGAGTTCCGTTCTCGCCAGCTATATTGGGGATCTTCAAGACCATCATCATGTCATGTCGGGGACTGGTATGGATGATCATCGCTTTGATAGCAAGCTGACTGGAAGATGCGACTCTCAGTCTTCGCTTTCCATCACCAGCACGCCTGACTCCCTCGTTCATATCTCTCATGATGATTTGGACGAATCGGGGAACTCGTCTGTGTTGGTATCTTCTAGAAAGGGAGACGGTGGTGGTGGTTTACTAGATGCTGGGAAGGATAGTTTGATGAATGCTGCGTGTCCTGTGTCTTGTTGGGATAACGAAGAGTGGGCTCTTGACAACAACGAACGGTTGCAGGAGCAAGAAGAGTACGACGAAGACGAAGATGGGTACCAGGAGGAGGATAAAGTACACGGTGTTGATGAGAACATTGATCTCACCCAAGAGCTGGAAGAGTTGCATCTCCAGGAGAAAGACTCTAACCTAGTCTTGGGCTTCAACGAAGGAGTGGAGGTTGAGATACCCAGCGATGACTTAGAAAAATGTCAACAGAAAGACAGTTTCTTAGACGGTGAAAGACCTTCTAGCTGTGATGAACAAACCGCCAAACCTGCGGAAGTTTCTGATAATGCGTCTACGAGCTTTCAGGGTACTGAAACCAACTCAGCGAGTTACCCAACAGTTTCTACTCATCTTGTGGCACCGCCTTACAGCATTGGTCTGCACCAGTCAAATGTACCTTCTGCTTCAGCGCAGATGGAGGAGCGTGTTCAGTTTCAGTTCGGATTGTTTTCTGGTCCATCACTGATACCTTCTCCTTACCCTGCCATACAGATTGGTTCCATCCAAATGCCTCTTCCTCTTGATCCTCAGTACGGCTCCTCGCTTACTCATATCCAACAGCCTCAGTCACCATTCATTCAGTTTGGTCAGGTAGGATATACATCCCTAATAACCCAAGGGGTacttccaccaccaccacatcCACCTCAAAATCCTGGATCCATGGCCACTGGCCAGCTTGGTCAAGGTAGAAATGCAGCAGCGCCTGCCTCAAACCCTCAGATCAGTGTTCTTAGGAGACCAGTGGATGTTTCTGATGGTGACAAACTAAAGAATGCCAATATCTCTCCAGCGAGCGGTGAGGTTGCTGTGCCGCCACCTCATAAGCAAGGAGAGTTCTCTGGTAAGTCCGAACCAGCCTCGAGAAAGATGAGTCATGGAAGATCAAATTTTGCTGATAGACAATCAGGAGGAGGCCAAGTAGTTAGTAGAAATTCTGGCGGTCCTGGTGAGGCTTCTCGGGGGGATACTGGTGGTTATAGAAGATATCAACGTCAAAGGGTTGAGTTTAGGGTTCGGGAATCGAACTGGCCTTCTGAGGAGAATCGAAATGGCAATGGAAAGTCTCAAAATTCCAACAGAAGTGGGAGTAGAAAGTATGTCGTGTCCAAGTCCCAGAAATATTCCTCAGACAGCTCAGTGTCTGGTTCGAATTCTGTTCAGAAAGTTGAGGGTCCTagtgatgataatgatgatgattttATTGAGGTGAGATCAAAAAGACAAATGCTTAATGATCGTCGTGaacagagaaagaaagaaatcaaGGAAAAGTCCCAGGCCTCAAAG GCATCCAGGAAACCTCGGTCAACTGTGCAGAACAGTACTGCTGCAGCCAGGTCCAACAGAAGTCCACCAGGTGGCAGGGTTGTAAACACTAAGCAGATTAATCCTGTCTCCAACAGACAGCTGTTAGCCCCAATTGGCACACCTTCTCCTAAAACAGATTCTCATGGTGATGAAAAAACTGGGAGCAGCAG AGATATCCCTGATCAGAATCCAGCGTCAAGTTTTGTATTCAGCAACAAAAATAATGTTCTGGAAAGTGTTCAAACGTCTGTGGGGACTTGGAGCAACCAACTCACCGATCAGCCG GTAATGGCCCTAACCCAGAGTCAGCTTGATGAAGCCATGAAACCTGCATCTCTTCTTTCATGTGTTTCTGTTGAGAATGGTGTCAACCGAATTAGCGAGCCAAATCCTAAATCAACCTCCTCTGTCGCGCCGTCGAAGAACAATACTTTTCCAAGCCCAGTAAACTCATTGCTTGCAGAAGGCAAAATCCAATTTG GGGCAGTTACATCTTCTTCTGTTATTCCTCCTTGTGGTGAGAACAATACTTCTTTATACTTTGAAAAGGATAGAACCCCATCATCCTCTGGCATGGAGATTTGTGAAGCAGAAGCTGCTGCGTCAGCCATTGCCGTTGCAGCCATAACTAGTGATGAAACCAGTGGGAACACTGCTTCTGTATTACCTACTGAAACCAAAATTTATGGAGGAACAAGTG GCACTGTTGTGGCGCAGCCTAGTCTATCAAAAGCTGAAGAGTCTCTCACTGTTTCTCTTCCAGCAGATCTTTCAGTGGAGACCCCAATCTCTCTGTGGCCACCAGTGCCAAGTCCACACAACTCAAACCAAATGATCACTCACTTTCCTCAAGCCCCTCCTCATTTCCCTTTCTATGATATGAACCCCATGTTGAGAGGACCTATCTATGCCTTTGGCCCGCACCATGACTCAGGAGCAAACCAACCACAgtctcagaaaggtccttccgGTCCACCTACGACGTGGCAGCAGCAGCAGGGTCATTCAGGAGTAGATTCCTTCTATGCTCCTGCTGGTTTCACTGGTCCTTTCCTAACACCACCTGGTGCTATGCCTCCTGGAGTTCAGGGGCCTCCTCACATGTTTGTTTATAACCACTTTGCACCTGTTGGACAGTTTGGAGGGTTGAGTTTCATGGGCACAACTTACATCCCATCTGGGAAGCAACCAGATTGGAAGCACAACCCTATGGTGTCTTCTTCTCAGGCTGGAGGAGATGGTGATGTGAACAATCCAAATGTGTCTCCCATGCAGTGTAACGTTGTCCCTGCTTCTCTTCAACACCTTGCTATGCCTTCTCCTCTTGCCATGTTTGAACCATCCCCTTTCCAG tcttcttcttctcaggaGATGCCTGTTCGAGCACGGTGGCCTTATATGCCGTTTCCGGGTCCCCCAACAATGCAAATCCAGAATCAGCAGGAAGCAGTAGATGGCTCACCATCTCAgtttaacaacaacaacatgcTTCCTCCTCCCGCCAACAGATATCCAAACATCCAAACACCCACGGTGGCAGATGCAGTGGACTCCTCAAACTCTTACGGTTCTGCTTCACAACCAAAACC
- the LOC103840986 gene encoding putative F-box protein At1g57580, which yields MINIVEFPHELSSRTLFASRDSSLTLVSANEKVIYVYALKNILSDPKWVLVKQIRVTHIMGTDYESRYKFEIYGGNSWRRPKTTLTCLSSFPLKTPVYLDGSLHWLRNDGSIVSFNLETEHARLIPISFPRGLSLKTLITLGNNGLTLISATEEYIYVYSLENILRDPKWVFVKKIQNIMMDKKKLSYWNVEAYEGKCLVLREDRAKEEEPLLCDHVVHVYDLSTNKWVVMGSIPGWCSVNHDFFQFTPSTSYVVGLDEILPWDGGRISSLSTIMALIDGSSSENVEKQLRKRSDRT from the coding sequence ATGATAAATATTGTCGAATTTCCCCATGAATTGAGCTCGAGAACGCTCTTTGCCTCCAGAGATAGTAGCCTGACTTTGGTATCAGCCAATGAGAAAGTCATTTACGTTTATGCTCTCAAGAATATTCTCAGTGATCCCAAGTGGGTCCTCGTGAAGCAGATCCGAGTGACTCATATAATGGGAACAGACTATGAAAGTAGGTATAAGTTTGAGATCTACGGTGGAAACTCATGGAGACGTCCGAAAACGACGCTTACTTGTCTCTCAAGTTTTCCACTGAAAACACCTGTTTACTTGGACGGGTCTCTTCACTGGCTGAGAAACGACGGAAGCATCGTGTCTTTCAATCTCGAAACAGAGCATGCACGACTTATTCCCATCAGTTTTCCTCGGGGATTGAGTTTAAAAACGCTAATCACCTTAGGTAATAATGGACTAACTTTGATATCGGCAACGGAGGAATACATTTATGTTTATTCCCTTGAGAACATTCTCCGTGATCCTAAGTGGGTTTTTGTGAAGAAAATCCAAAACATAATGATGGACAAAAAGAAGCTTAGTTATTGGAACGTAGAGGCTTACGAAGGCAAGTGTTTAGTGTTGAGGGAGGATAGGGCGAAGGAAGAAGAACCACTTCTTTGCGACCATGTGGTTCATGTGTACGACTTGAGTACTAACAAGTGGGTAGTCATGGGTTCGATTCCAGGGTGGTGTAGTGTAAATCACGATTTTTTTCAGTTCACACCGTCGACTTCGTATGTAGTGGGACTTGATGAGATTTTGCCTTGGGATGGCGGACGCATCTCCTCTCTAAGCACTATTATGGCACTGATTGATGGAAGCTCATCAGAAAATGTGGAAAAACAACTTAGGAAACGATCAGACAggacatag
- the LOC103840947 gene encoding uncharacterized protein LOC103840947: protein MDFSDDLPPQLTKDVKRQNRKTRTVRSKDFETLIGIATRAAHVASDKGHHTVSPEAIRCVQVLRMMGSLTLTPRVITKTNALRALQFLATNGNPKIRSESRSVLVHLKGFTKGFCVGRW, encoded by the coding sequence ATGGATTTCTCCGATGATCTACCTCCTCAACTTACAAAAGATGTCAAGAGACAAAACAGAAAAACAAGAACCGTGAGAAGCAAAGACTTTGAAACACTCATCGGCATAGCCACACGAGCTGCTCATGTGGCAAGCGACAAAGGACACCACACCGTCTCTCCCGAAGCAATAAGATGCGTCCAAGTTCTGAGAATGATGGGAAGCTTGACTTTGACTCCTCGAGTTATCACCAAAACAAACGCCTTGCGCGCTCTTCAGTTCCTTGCCACCAACGGCAACCCTAAAATCCGGTCTGAGTCGAGATCCGTTTTGGTTCACTTGAAGGGATTCACAAAAGGGTTCTGCGTGGGAAGATGGTGA